The following proteins are co-located in the Fischerella sp. PCC 9605 genome:
- a CDS encoding CTP synthase, with the protein MTKFVFVTGGVVSSIGKGIVAASLGRLLKSRDYSVSILKLDPYINVDPGTMSPFQHGEVFVTQDGAETDLDLGHYERFTDTSMSRLNSVTTGSIYQAVINRERRGDYNGGTVQVIPHITNEIKDRIARVAKDTNPYVVITEIGGTVGDIESLPFLEAIRQFRKDVGRQNVLYLHVTLIPWIASAGEMKTKPTQHSVKELRSIGIQPDILVCRCDRHLPTGLRQKLSEFCDVPVGCVIPAIDAKSIYEVPLILEREGLAQQTLELLNMEQRQPNLNQWQTLVERLYSPKHRVEIAIVGKYVQLSDAYLSVVEALRHAAIAMSSELHLRWVDSEKLEVEGIENHLDGVDGVVVPGGFGIRGVDGKIEAIKYARIQQTPFLGLCLGMQCSVIEWARNVAGFTDANSAEFEPHTENPVINLLPEQQDVVDLGGTMRLGLYPCRLLPNTLALRLYEEEVIYERHRHRYEFNNTYRNLFLESGYVISGTSPDGRLVEMIELSEHPFFLACQFHPEFQSRPSVPHPLFQGFIEAAIAHSQSASDRHTPVPVS; encoded by the coding sequence ATGACTAAGTTTGTATTTGTTACCGGCGGTGTAGTTTCCAGTATCGGCAAAGGCATTGTAGCAGCAAGTCTAGGACGTTTGCTTAAATCCCGAGATTATTCGGTGTCAATTCTCAAACTCGATCCTTATATTAATGTTGATCCAGGAACGATGAGTCCGTTTCAGCATGGTGAAGTATTTGTTACCCAGGATGGTGCGGAGACGGACTTGGACTTGGGGCATTACGAGCGCTTTACTGATACCTCAATGTCCCGTCTCAACAGTGTTACTACTGGCTCGATCTACCAAGCAGTCATTAATCGAGAGCGGCGTGGCGATTATAATGGCGGCACAGTACAGGTGATTCCCCACATTACCAATGAAATTAAAGACAGAATTGCCAGAGTTGCCAAAGATACTAATCCTTATGTGGTAATTACAGAAATTGGCGGTACGGTGGGAGATATAGAATCACTACCGTTTTTGGAAGCAATTCGCCAATTCCGCAAGGATGTGGGACGGCAAAACGTGTTGTACTTGCACGTAACTTTGATACCGTGGATTGCTTCGGCAGGTGAGATGAAAACTAAGCCGACGCAGCATTCTGTCAAAGAACTGCGTTCGATTGGCATTCAACCAGATATTTTAGTGTGTCGGTGCGATCGCCACCTACCAACCGGATTAAGACAGAAATTGTCTGAGTTTTGCGATGTGCCTGTGGGATGTGTAATTCCTGCGATTGATGCCAAGAGCATTTATGAAGTACCGCTGATTTTAGAACGGGAAGGACTGGCACAGCAAACGCTAGAGTTGCTGAATATGGAGCAACGCCAACCGAATTTGAATCAGTGGCAAACTTTAGTGGAAAGGCTGTATAGCCCCAAACATCGTGTAGAAATTGCTATTGTCGGTAAATACGTACAATTAAGTGATGCCTACCTTTCTGTAGTGGAAGCGTTGCGCCATGCGGCGATTGCAATGAGTAGCGAACTACACCTGCGTTGGGTGGACTCGGAAAAATTGGAAGTTGAGGGTATTGAAAATCACTTGGATGGTGTCGATGGCGTAGTCGTACCGGGAGGTTTTGGTATTCGCGGTGTAGATGGCAAAATTGAAGCCATTAAATACGCTCGCATTCAGCAAACACCCTTCCTTGGTTTGTGCTTGGGAATGCAATGCTCAGTAATTGAATGGGCAAGAAACGTTGCGGGATTTACGGATGCTAATAGTGCCGAATTTGAACCTCATACTGAAAATCCAGTGATTAACCTGTTACCAGAACAGCAGGATGTAGTAGATTTGGGCGGCACAATGCGTTTGGGTTTATATCCTTGCCGCCTTCTGCCTAATACTCTGGCATTGCGTCTCTATGAAGAAGAAGTGATTTACGAACGGCATCGTCATCGCTATGAGTTTAATAACACTTACCGCAACTTGTTTTTAGAGTCTGGCTATGTAATTAGCGGTACATCCCCCGATGGACGCTTAGTGGAAATGATTGAATTGTCTGAGCATCCTTTCTTTCTTGCTTGCCAATTCCATCCCGAATTCCAATCCCGTCCCAGCGTCCCCCATCCTTTATTTCAAGGATTTATAGAGGCTGCGATCGCTCATTCTCAATCTGCCTCTGACAGACATACACCAGTGCCAGTATCCTAG
- a CDS encoding N-acetylmuramoyl-L-alanine amidase: MNFGVKTLLGILILLGFLVASSVVVVAQEQSLKVVYPPPNHQTTADQIFFIGTAPPTGQVLINGKLITRSKSGHFAPSIPLQLGENNFTVNYQNQAVQIQVKRLATEPELPQGLAFAKDSLTPTVDIARLPGELICFSAIAPPYASVSVKLGNQTIPLSPQPQQAQLPGNLAALTGRNQPTAHHSASKYEGCTTADDTKEVDLGKPQFQLTLNDKTITQEGQGKITILSPAKLQVVEVTANAGVARTGPSTDYSRLTPLPKGTRAAVTAREGEWLRLDYGGWINSKETTIIPGAIPPRSIIRSVGYRPLPNAIEMVFPLQVPVPVSVKQSNSTFTVTLYNTTAQTDIIRLDDNPLISRLDWQQVTPEQVQYSFNLKKDQQWGYHLKYNGTSLVLSLRKPPVLPRSKQKPLTDIKILLDPGHGGKESGARGPTGYLEKDVNLKVSKLVRDELNKRGATVVMTREDDKEVSLPERQAIIDREQPAIAISIHYNSLPDDGDAENTKGVGTFWYHPQAHSLAVFMHNSLVKKLKRPSYGVFWNNLALTRPASAPSVLLELGFMINPDEFEWVTNEKEQKKLARAIADGIVEWFKKVQ, encoded by the coding sequence ATGAATTTTGGCGTGAAAACACTTTTAGGAATTTTAATATTATTAGGTTTTCTAGTCGCTTCCTCCGTAGTAGTTGTGGCACAAGAACAATCTCTCAAGGTTGTTTATCCCCCTCCAAATCACCAAACCACGGCCGATCAAATTTTTTTCATCGGCACAGCCCCACCAACCGGACAGGTTTTAATCAATGGTAAGCTAATTACCCGCAGTAAGTCTGGTCATTTTGCCCCTAGTATACCTTTGCAGTTGGGAGAAAATAATTTTACTGTCAACTACCAAAATCAAGCAGTTCAAATTCAGGTGAAAAGGCTTGCCACCGAACCTGAACTACCGCAGGGATTAGCCTTTGCCAAAGATTCCCTGACTCCAACAGTTGATATTGCCAGACTCCCAGGAGAACTGATTTGTTTTAGTGCGATCGCCCCTCCCTACGCCAGTGTATCTGTGAAGTTGGGCAATCAAACAATTCCCCTTTCGCCCCAACCCCAGCAAGCACAACTGCCAGGTAACTTGGCAGCGCTGACAGGACGAAATCAACCTACTGCTCATCATAGTGCTAGCAAGTACGAGGGTTGCACTACTGCGGACGATACTAAAGAAGTGGATTTGGGTAAACCTCAGTTTCAACTTACGCTCAATGACAAGACAATTACTCAAGAAGGACAGGGAAAAATCACCATCCTCTCACCTGCAAAACTGCAAGTTGTGGAAGTAACAGCCAACGCTGGTGTTGCCCGCACTGGCCCCAGCACAGATTATTCTCGACTGACGCCCCTACCCAAAGGTACGCGCGCAGCAGTCACAGCTAGGGAAGGAGAATGGTTGCGCTTGGACTACGGCGGTTGGATTAATAGTAAAGAAACAACTATTATACCAGGGGCAATTCCCCCACGCTCCATCATTCGCAGTGTTGGTTATCGCCCACTTCCGAACGCGATAGAGATGGTTTTTCCTCTGCAAGTTCCTGTTCCGGTGAGTGTAAAACAAAGCAATAGCACTTTCACTGTCACTCTCTACAATACCACCGCCCAAACAGATATTATTCGTTTGGATGATAACCCCTTGATTTCTCGCCTAGATTGGCAGCAGGTGACACCAGAGCAAGTGCAATACAGCTTTAACCTCAAAAAAGACCAACAGTGGGGATATCATCTGAAATACAACGGTACAAGCTTGGTTTTGAGTTTGCGTAAACCACCCGTACTTCCGCGTAGCAAACAAAAACCGTTAACTGACATCAAAATCCTTCTCGATCCAGGACATGGCGGTAAAGAATCTGGTGCTAGAGGCCCGACTGGATATTTAGAAAAAGATGTCAACTTGAAAGTATCTAAATTAGTGCGGGACGAGTTGAACAAGCGAGGCGCGACAGTAGTGATGACGCGGGAAGACGATAAAGAAGTATCGCTTCCCGAACGCCAAGCAATCATTGATCGAGAACAACCCGCCATTGCTATTTCCATCCATTACAACTCCCTCCCCGATGATGGTGATGCTGAAAATACCAAAGGGGTGGGAACGTTTTGGTATCATCCCCAAGCGCACAGCCTAGCTGTATTTATGCATAACTCTTTGGTGAAAAAGCTCAAACGACCTTCTTATGGGGTGTTTTGGAATAACCTGGCACTGACACGTCCGGCGAGTGCGCCATCAGTACTGCTGGAGTTGGGTTTTATGATTAACCCAGATGAATTTGAGTGGGTGACGAATGAGAAAGAACAGAAGAAATTAGCAAGGGCGATCGCAGACGGAATTGTAGAGTGGTTCAAGAAGGTTCAATAA
- a CDS encoding peptidoglycan-binding domain-containing protein yields MPQQIEARGDAAAAPTETRLLQNLPTLAIGQVSEGVRFLQQILILRYGYNIAFDANFGSQTQQAVKDFQSKHNLVVDGIVGINTWRALGANIGC; encoded by the coding sequence ATGCCACAACAAATTGAAGCTAGAGGTGACGCTGCTGCTGCTCCCACTGAAACGAGACTTTTACAGAATCTACCGACTCTAGCTATAGGTCAAGTAAGTGAAGGAGTAAGATTTCTACAACAGATTTTGATTCTCCGTTATGGATACAACATAGCTTTTGATGCTAATTTTGGTTCTCAAACTCAACAAGCAGTCAAAGACTTTCAAAGCAAGCATAATCTAGTTGTGGATGGGATTGTCGGTATTAACACTTGGCGTGCTTTAGGCGCGAATATTGGCTGTTAA
- a CDS encoding eCIS core domain-containing protein, which yields MRTLGTKQPTNNSTKQKFVKAKSAPTLRSHNPSPLSTGIPLLQRQCACGGGCPRCKEELGIQTKLKIGEPGDQYEQEADRIADEVMQMPEPAIQRQVEPEEEEETIQTKAIANPVTPSSQNQESSQVPPIVHEVLYSPGYSLDPETRSFMESRFGHDFSSVRVHTDAKAVESAHAVDARAYTLGQNIVFGTGQYAPGTPTGQRLLAHELTHVVQQSHQPTPAIQRMARGSGTPPTDWNRPGGGTFTLAVVPAKDVARVDEAIEMVREVATNPKKFSACHEFFQRRCPNASPNILQQIFNRAQIWKLMNPSSDELARGDINGQNIAYSQSGYNQGTRGLAETLMHELGHNCGIPGDDTHYRAEMASAYCMGKGRNQLSFQYAFNDQTFMAFLTYRRILAELAAGHFRLTAGGDWNYAGTIAEVVNLKSPQSRTKPYEFASAMIGVQGRTTLGGSLGAERFGGLFGRIETGFGAGRFLLREPRPDETTDIYGSYVLQLGGGVEFLIPNNPGVFPLSIEAGYRLTQPLTSEARQIHTFSLGVTVPF from the coding sequence ATGAGAACCCTTGGCACCAAACAACCCACTAACAATTCCACTAAGCAGAAATTCGTCAAGGCAAAATCTGCACCGACTCTGCGATCGCACAATCCCTCCCCCCTTTCGACAGGGATACCACTGCTGCAACGCCAATGCGCCTGCGGTGGAGGTTGTCCGCGTTGTAAGGAAGAACTGGGGATTCAAACCAAGCTCAAGATCGGCGAACCGGGAGATCAATATGAGCAGGAAGCCGATCGCATTGCTGACGAAGTTATGCAGATGCCAGAACCAGCGATTCAACGGCAGGTTGAACCTGAGGAAGAAGAGGAGACGATTCAGACGAAGGCGATCGCCAATCCAGTTACCCCTTCAAGTCAAAATCAAGAATCTTCTCAAGTACCGCCCATCGTGCACGAAGTCCTCTACTCTCCCGGTTATTCCCTCGACCCCGAAACCCGTTCCTTCATGGAATCCCGCTTTGGACATGACTTCAGTTCGGTACGGGTACATACAGATGCCAAAGCAGTAGAATCGGCACATGCAGTGGATGCTCGAGCCTATACGCTCGGTCAAAATATCGTCTTTGGAACCGGACAATATGCGCCAGGAACGCCCACAGGACAGAGGCTATTGGCGCACGAATTAACGCACGTAGTGCAACAGAGCCACCAACCCACACCTGCTATACAGCGTATGGCACGCGGCTCAGGAACACCGCCAACAGATTGGAATCGTCCAGGCGGTGGAACCTTTACACTAGCTGTCGTTCCGGCTAAAGATGTCGCACGGGTTGACGAAGCGATCGAGATGGTGCGGGAAGTAGCTACCAATCCAAAGAAATTTTCGGCGTGCCATGAATTCTTTCAACGCCGATGCCCTAACGCATCCCCAAACATATTACAACAAATTTTTAATAGGGCGCAAATATGGAAACTGATGAATCCGTCGAGTGACGAGCTTGCTCGTGGTGATATCAATGGTCAAAACATCGCTTACAGCCAATCCGGGTATAATCAAGGCACGCGTGGGCTCGCTGAGACGCTAATGCACGAGCTTGGACACAATTGCGGTATTCCCGGAGACGACACGCACTACCGTGCGGAAATGGCGTCAGCCTACTGCATGGGAAAGGGGCGCAACCAGTTGTCATTTCAGTATGCGTTCAATGACCAAACTTTTATGGCGTTCTTGACATATCGCCGTATCCTTGCAGAGCTTGCGGCGGGACACTTCCGCTTGACCGCCGGAGGTGATTGGAATTATGCTGGGACAATAGCTGAGGTCGTGAATTTAAAGTCACCACAGTCAAGGACAAAGCCATACGAATTCGCCAGTGCGATGATTGGGGTTCAGGGTCGAACGACCTTAGGAGGTAGCCTTGGGGCGGAGCGATTCGGCGGTCTGTTCGGGCGCATTGAAACAGGGTTTGGTGCAGGGCGTTTTTTACTTCGCGAACCAAGACCAGACGAAACGACCGACATTTACGGGAGTTATGTCTTGCAGCTCGGTGGTGGCGTTGAGTTCTTGATCCCCAACAATCCCGGTGTCTTCCCCCTGAGCATTGAAGCAGGTTATCGGTTGACACAACCGCTTACATCTGAAGCACGCCAAATTCACACGTTCTCGCTCGGCGTAACTGTTCCTTTTTAA
- a CDS encoding eCIS core domain-containing protein — protein MNLALSTKNKPESAAKIGLNNASRPLIQRRSGLLENTLQRSSNRCACGGGCPRCQETAAIQTKLKIGEPGDEYEQEADRIADEVMRMPEPTIQRQMETEEEEEEEEEMVQRQAIAPPTHQTGVSQAPSIVDEVLRSPGSPLDSQTRLFMESRLGKDFSQVRVHTDPIAIASARMLNARAYTLGQNVVFDEGQYTPETLSGKRLLAHELVHTVQQTKRSEPHTLQREENQEDPEKAAQPKQEETDAAKVLQQGLDIVVDSLDSKNPKFKELKKEVTTQVTKELKNTWQSLSPTEKGVSIGFGAVTLGTLGAGFAADKQGRKRVVDFMDGKNLIVPPLSWIPYMPLSSFKFKRPEAGAKDDKTLDLSTTLTLTPYLKLLRKRYPKVPPLDASFDLKFEYDLATKDLQPTGGMFKLKIYQGISLSAGTVSTVSPLPEVTPTSEGGFAITQARLPKTTPAETAPGFQVMINVDLANIKGLPGKLDELFNKAFR, from the coding sequence ATGAACTTGGCATTGAGTACAAAGAACAAACCAGAGTCAGCGGCGAAGATCGGACTGAACAATGCTAGTCGCCCTTTAATCCAGCGCCGCAGCGGGCTTTTGGAAAATACACTGCAACGCAGTAGTAACAGATGTGCCTGCGGTGGTGGTTGTCCGCGTTGCCAGGAAACTGCTGCAATTCAAACCAAGCTCAAAATCGGCGAACCGGGAGATGAATACGAGCAGGAAGCCGATCGCATTGCCGACGAGGTGATGCGAATGCCAGAGCCAACTATTCAACGTCAGATGGAAACTGAGGAGGAAGAAGAGGAAGAAGAGGAGATGGTTCAGAGGCAGGCGATCGCGCCTCCCACCCATCAAACAGGAGTCTCTCAAGCACCGTCGATTGTGGATGAAGTATTGCGATCGCCCGGATCTCCTCTAGATTCTCAGACCAGGCTGTTCATGGAATCCCGCTTGGGGAAAGATTTCAGCCAAGTGCGGGTACATACAGATCCAATTGCGATCGCCTCAGCACGGATGCTCAATGCAAGAGCCTATACCTTGGGACAGAATGTGGTATTTGATGAGGGACAATACACCCCGGAAACACTATCTGGCAAGAGATTATTAGCCCATGAACTCGTCCACACAGTCCAGCAAACCAAGCGAAGTGAACCTCACACCCTCCAGCGAGAGGAAAACCAGGAAGATCCTGAAAAGGCAGCTCAACCCAAGCAGGAGGAAACCGACGCTGCTAAAGTACTTCAGCAAGGTTTAGATATTGTCGTTGATAGTCTTGACTCTAAAAACCCAAAGTTTAAGGAACTCAAGAAAGAAGTGACAACCCAGGTGACGAAGGAGTTAAAGAACACATGGCAAAGCCTATCGCCCACAGAAAAGGGAGTCTCGATCGGTTTTGGCGCGGTGACTTTAGGGACGCTAGGAGCCGGTTTCGCTGCCGATAAACAAGGCAGAAAGAGGGTAGTAGATTTCATGGATGGCAAGAATCTGATAGTGCCTCCCCTATCTTGGATTCCCTACATGCCTTTATCAAGTTTCAAATTCAAGCGACCTGAAGCAGGGGCGAAAGATGACAAAACGTTAGACTTGAGCACCACCCTGACATTGACACCCTACCTAAAATTATTGCGAAAACGCTATCCAAAAGTCCCCCCCCTTGATGCCTCTTTTGATTTGAAGTTTGAGTATGACCTAGCCACCAAGGACTTGCAACCCACAGGCGGGATGTTCAAGTTGAAAATCTACCAGGGAATTAGTCTAAGCGCTGGCACGGTTTCAACCGTCAGTCCGTTGCCAGAAGTTACACCAACATCTGAAGGTGGGTTCGCAATTACTCAAGCTCGTTTACCCAAAACAACACCTGCCGAAACTGCCCCAGGCTTCCAGGTGATGATCAACGTTGACTTAGCCAATATCAAAGGTTTACCTGGCAAACTCGACGAACTATTCAACAAGGCATTTCGGTAA